Part of the Bacillus cereus group sp. RP43 genome is shown below.
TGAAATTCTTTTAACTCTTTTTCAATATTTTGTAGGAGTTGTTCGCTTTTTTGAATTACATTCGTTGGGAAAATCTCATCATCTCCATATTCAACGCCATGAGGATAATAATGTTTTCCTAATAAGGGTGGCAATAGTTTTACTTGAGCGTGTCTGCCACCGATGTCACCTTCAACAGCAAATCCTTGTACACG
Proteins encoded:
- a CDS encoding YugN family protein, with the translated sequence MQFTNTNFNDAVVDLTLLTAIMENNHFVLAGQWDYERVTYDYKFEILKDIYYLRVQGFAVEGDIGGRHAQVKLLPPLLGKHYYPHGVEYGDDEIFPTNVIQKSEQLLQNIEKELKEFQIIE